One Thiocapsa sp. genomic window carries:
- a CDS encoding hydrogenase maturation protease has product MLILACGNPSRGDDALGPLLIDRLGLDPDLARRGIETLTDFQLQIEHVLDLQGRACVIFVDAAASGPEPFTFLPLCPSSETSFSTHALAPGALLTLFRQVTGQTPPPARVLAIRGYGFALGEPLSERASANLDRAARFVSRLLRSDGCVGGSDQ; this is encoded by the coding sequence GTGTTGATTCTCGCCTGCGGGAATCCCTCGCGCGGTGACGACGCCCTCGGTCCGCTCCTGATCGATCGCCTGGGCCTGGATCCCGATCTCGCGCGGCGCGGCATCGAGACGCTGACCGATTTTCAGCTTCAGATCGAGCACGTCCTCGATCTACAGGGCCGTGCGTGTGTGATCTTCGTGGATGCGGCCGCCAGCGGCCCGGAGCCCTTCACCTTCCTTCCCCTGTGCCCGAGCTCGGAGACGTCGTTCAGCACCCACGCACTTGCACCGGGTGCCTTGCTGACCCTGTTTCGGCAGGTCACCGGGCAAACGCCACCGCCGGCCCGCGTGCTGGCGATACGCGGTTACGGGTTCGCGCTCGGCGAACCCTTGAGCGAGCGTGCCTCGGCCAATCTCGACCGGGCCGCGCGCTTTGTGAGCCGGCTCTTGCGTTCCGACGGGTGCGTCGGAGGCTCGGATCAGTAG
- a CDS encoding DUF2726 domain-containing protein has protein sequence MQHFYFLLGLGAFVALAFGFSLWRRFRQRNRLPYRVDAFLLSPPQRAFCAVLERAVGQEYRVYAKVRAADILEVERRLDRRARERAEERLAEQVFDFVICTRESSAIVCAVNLAGRSRLSRRPPKNRLDRICAAAKLPFVRFRESDVYSVVEVEEQVFSAMQTLRIHPRAEELSVQDTREALRDLSDVIGNKVPEPRRIERPARPTPPAPSTGRTTPSTPTPIKPRTRTEPRLHLDEDLDIGHEEQMPEPRIEVEFDEDRPRRARI, from the coding sequence ATGCAGCATTTCTATTTTCTACTCGGTCTGGGCGCCTTCGTTGCGCTCGCCTTCGGGTTCAGCCTGTGGCGCCGATTCAGGCAGCGCAACCGCTTACCCTACCGTGTCGATGCCTTTCTCCTCTCCCCGCCGCAGCGTGCCTTCTGCGCGGTGCTCGAGCGCGCCGTCGGGCAAGAGTATCGGGTCTACGCCAAGGTCCGAGCGGCGGACATCCTCGAGGTCGAGCGCCGGCTCGATCGGCGTGCCCGCGAGCGTGCCGAGGAACGCCTCGCCGAGCAGGTCTTCGACTTCGTGATCTGCACCCGGGAGTCGAGCGCCATCGTCTGTGCGGTCAATCTTGCAGGGCGCTCGCGGTTGTCGAGACGCCCGCCGAAGAACCGGCTCGACCGCATCTGTGCCGCGGCCAAGCTCCCCTTCGTGCGCTTTCGCGAGAGCGACGTCTATTCGGTGGTGGAGGTCGAAGAGCAGGTGTTCTCGGCCATGCAGACGCTGAGGATCCATCCCCGTGCCGAGGAGCTTTCGGTCCAAGACACCCGCGAGGCGTTGCGCGACCTCTCGGATGTCATCGGCAACAAGGTTCCCGAGCCGCGCCGCATCGAGCGCCCGGCCCGTCCGACGCCTCCGGCACCCTCTACTGGCCGAACAACGCCGAGTACTCCAACCCCGATCAAGCCGCGTACCCGCACCGAGCCCAGGCTGCACCTCGACGAAGACCTCGACATCGGCCACGAGGAGCAGATGCCCGAGCCCCGAATCGAGGTCGAATTCGACGAAGACCGCCCAAGGCGAGCCAGGATCTAA
- a CDS encoding non-heme iron oxygenase ferredoxin subunit, with product MDTPYVAVAGTDEIAPGKFLKVVVDNQAYIVANVDGRFYAVEDNCSHEDYPLSYGCLDGDRIKCSLHGSRFSLATGEPMDAPADEPIRTYRLVVAEGQIWIDPS from the coding sequence ATGGACACACCTTATGTCGCCGTCGCCGGCACCGATGAGATCGCGCCCGGCAAGTTTCTGAAGGTCGTCGTGGACAATCAGGCGTACATCGTCGCGAACGTCGACGGGCGATTCTATGCCGTCGAGGACAACTGCAGCCACGAGGACTATCCGCTCTCCTACGGCTGTCTCGACGGGGATCGGATCAAGTGCTCGCTGCACGGCAGCCGCTTCAGCCTCGCAACCGGCGAGCCGATGGACGCGCCGGCGGACGAGCCGATTCGGACCTATCGGCTCGTGGTGGCGGAAGGGCAGATCTGGATCGATCCGAGCTGA
- the arsJ gene encoding organoarsenical effux MFS transporter ArsJ, giving the protein MDTNTRNYLTVTAGYWAFTVTDGAIRMLVVLYFHLLGYSPFEVAMLFLFYEVFGIVTNLVGGWLGARIGLNLTMHIGMGLQVVALAMLTVPDAWLTVAYVMVAQAMSGIAKDLNKMSAKATVKTLVGAGGESRLFKYVAILTGSKNALKGAGFFIGAALLELIGFRGALAVLAGMLSIVLIVTAILLPSGVGRMASKPKFTQVFSNTPAINWLSAARFFLFGARDVWFVVGLPVFLYSALGWSFTQVGTFMAAWVIGYGLVQAAAPRLLNLGRSSQAVRRHPGGRTARRWAVLLAIVPAGMALALHQGWPPGEVLIAGLMLFGVLFAINSAVHSYLILAYSDFEKVSMSVGFYYMANAGGRLAGTVLSGLVYQTQGIEGCLWWSAGFVLAAFLLSLRLPEVSEPKPVEVAA; this is encoded by the coding sequence ATGGATACCAATACGCGCAATTACCTGACCGTTACCGCGGGCTATTGGGCGTTTACCGTCACGGACGGGGCGATCCGGATGCTGGTGGTGCTCTATTTCCACCTGCTCGGCTATTCGCCGTTCGAGGTGGCGATGCTGTTCCTCTTCTACGAGGTCTTCGGCATCGTCACGAATCTGGTCGGCGGCTGGCTGGGTGCGCGGATCGGGCTGAACCTCACCATGCACATCGGCATGGGGTTGCAGGTGGTGGCGCTCGCGATGCTGACGGTGCCGGATGCCTGGTTGACCGTGGCGTATGTGATGGTCGCTCAGGCGATGTCGGGCATCGCCAAGGACCTGAACAAGATGTCGGCCAAGGCGACCGTGAAGACCCTGGTCGGGGCGGGCGGGGAGTCGCGGCTGTTCAAATATGTCGCCATCCTCACCGGCTCGAAGAATGCGCTCAAGGGTGCCGGCTTCTTCATCGGCGCGGCGCTGCTCGAGTTGATCGGTTTCCGCGGGGCCTTGGCGGTGCTCGCGGGGATGCTCTCGATCGTCCTGATCGTGACCGCGATCCTGTTGCCCTCGGGCGTCGGGCGCATGGCGTCCAAGCCGAAATTCACGCAGGTCTTCTCCAATACGCCGGCGATCAACTGGCTCTCGGCGGCGCGCTTCTTTCTCTTCGGCGCGCGGGATGTTTGGTTCGTGGTCGGTCTGCCGGTCTTTCTCTACTCGGCGCTGGGCTGGAGCTTCACCCAGGTCGGCACCTTCATGGCAGCGTGGGTGATCGGTTACGGCCTGGTGCAGGCCGCAGCCCCGCGACTGTTGAACCTCGGGCGGTCAAGTCAGGCGGTTCGGCGTCATCCGGGCGGTCGCACGGCGCGACGTTGGGCCGTGCTGCTTGCGATCGTGCCCGCGGGCATGGCCTTGGCGCTTCACCAGGGCTGGCCGCCGGGCGAGGTGCTGATTGCCGGTCTGATGCTGTTCGGTGTGCTCTTTGCCATCAACTCGGCGGTGCACTCCTACCTGATTCTGGCCTACTCGGACTTCGAGAAGGTCTCGATGAGCGTCGGCTTTTATTACATGGCCAATGCCGGCGGGCGGCTCGCAGGGACGGTCCTCTCGGGTCTGGTCTATCAGACGCAGGGGATCGAAGGCTGTCTCTGGTGGTCGGCGGGGTTCGTGCTCGCTGCCTTCCTGCTCTCGCTGCGTCTGCCCGAGGTCTCCGAGCCCAAGCCGGTCGAGGTTGCCGCCTGA
- a CDS encoding anthranilate phosphoribosyltransferase, whose protein sequence is MNSQDSASSNVKTQMRSIIQRIATGPELSKDISAQEARIGMGAILDNAVDPVQAGIFLIALRMKRETDEELKGILDAVREATGHVVADVDDVADIADPYDGYNRCLPASPFLMPVLAECGVPAISHGAHAVGPKFGVTHRHILDAVGVPVDLSPVEAAERLAEPALGWSYVDQRAFCAPLHNLVDLRSTIVKRQAITTVEVLARPIHGRKHTHLVTGYVHKPYPRIYAMLARHAGFHSALLIRGVEGGVIPSLRQKGTCFNYQQMSEEQSFEVDPAALGIAQSVRAVPLPEDLPQTTRPGDEIAVAVDVLATAQAAAQAGIAALEGAQGPTYDSLVFAGALILWHLGREGSLEVAADRIRDVLDSGKAAKRVR, encoded by the coding sequence ATGAACAGTCAGGACAGCGCATCGAGCAACGTCAAGACCCAAATGCGCTCGATCATCCAGCGCATCGCGACCGGTCCGGAGCTCTCCAAGGACATCTCCGCGCAGGAGGCCCGCATCGGCATGGGCGCCATTCTGGATAACGCGGTCGACCCGGTACAGGCCGGCATCTTCCTGATCGCCCTGCGGATGAAGCGCGAGACCGACGAGGAGCTCAAGGGCATCCTGGACGCGGTGCGCGAGGCCACCGGCCATGTCGTGGCGGATGTGGACGACGTCGCCGACATCGCCGATCCCTACGACGGCTACAACCGCTGCCTGCCGGCGTCGCCCTTCCTGATGCCGGTGCTCGCCGAGTGCGGTGTGCCGGCGATCAGTCACGGCGCACATGCGGTCGGTCCGAAGTTCGGCGTAACCCATCGCCATATCCTGGACGCCGTCGGGGTACCGGTCGACCTCTCGCCGGTCGAGGCGGCGGAGCGACTGGCCGAACCCGCGCTCGGCTGGAGCTATGTCGACCAACGCGCCTTCTGCGCCCCGCTGCACAACCTGGTGGATCTGCGCTCCACCATCGTCAAGCGCCAGGCGATCACCACGGTCGAGGTCTTGGCCCGGCCGATCCACGGGCGCAAGCACACCCATCTGGTCACCGGGTATGTCCACAAGCCCTATCCGCGCATCTATGCCATGTTGGCGCGTCATGCCGGCTTTCATTCCGCACTCCTGATCCGCGGTGTCGAGGGCGGCGTCATCCCCTCGCTGCGCCAGAAGGGCACCTGTTTCAACTATCAACAGATGTCGGAGGAGCAGTCCTTCGAGGTCGATCCCGCCGCGCTGGGCATCGCCCAGTCGGTGCGCGCCGTCCCTTTGCCCGAGGATCTGCCCCAGACCACCCGACCGGGCGACGAGATCGCCGTGGCGGTCGATGTGCTCGCGACCGCGCAGGCCGCAGCGCAGGCGGGCATCGCCGCCCTGGAAGGCGCGCAAGGCCCGACCTACGACAGTTTGGTGTTCGCGGGCGCGCTGATCCTCTGGCATCTCGGGCGCGAAGGTTCGTTGGAGGTCGCCGCGGATCGGATCCGCGACGTGCTGGACTCGGGCAAGGCCGCAAAACGGGTGCGCTGA
- a CDS encoding LEA type 2 family protein, giving the protein MTHCVRLPRRALFGIPALLVLHLAAGCAGLTAPWTAPEVVLLGAQPKLLGVDRQSFLVNLGVTNPNDRALPIKGLSYRVVVEGQELAEGSSELARLIPAGGTEQVDVEVNSNLLGLMPSLPGLLLTKGRLAWTVSGIADVDAGGVRLPVPYRHSGTIAPAALVSGAGF; this is encoded by the coding sequence ATGACCCATTGCGTTCGTTTGCCCCGGCGCGCCCTGTTCGGCATCCCGGCCCTGCTCGTGCTGCATCTCGCCGCCGGTTGTGCCGGCCTGACGGCGCCTTGGACGGCGCCCGAGGTCGTGCTGCTCGGGGCCCAGCCGAAGCTCCTCGGCGTCGATCGTCAGTCCTTTCTCGTCAACCTGGGCGTGACGAACCCCAACGATCGCGCTCTTCCGATCAAGGGCCTGAGCTACCGGGTCGTGGTTGAAGGTCAAGAGCTCGCCGAGGGTTCAAGCGAGCTCGCACGGCTGATCCCGGCGGGCGGGACCGAGCAGGTCGACGTGGAGGTCAACAGCAACCTGCTGGGCTTGATGCCGAGCTTGCCCGGCCTGCTGCTGACCAAAGGCAGGCTCGCCTGGACGGTCAGCGGAATCGCCGACGTCGATGCCGGCGGCGTGCGTCTGCCCGTGCCCTATCGGCATAGCGGCACGATTGCGCCCGCGGCGTTGGTCTCGGGTGCGGGGTTTTAA
- a CDS encoding ArsJ-associated glyceraldehyde-3-phosphate dehydrogenase yields the protein MSVRVGINGFGRMGRLGLRAARGRDGLEFVRINEIATDAAGSAHLLKFDSVHGVWGADCTGEGDAIRIDGGAIAYSRTPALTDTDWSDCDIVIEATGKHHKKPETLRGYFDQGVKKVLVAAPTTGALDIVYGVNHQLYDPAEHHLVTAASCTTNCLAPVVKVMHERIGIRHGTMTTIHDITNTQRIVDLGHKDLRRARACGQSLIPTSTGSAKAITKIFPELTGKLNGLAVRVPLLNASLTDFVFEAARAVTVEEVNGYFKAAAEGELAGILGYEERPLVSVDYKDDPRSSIVDALSTMVIDETQVKVLAWYDNEWGYVNRMMDIAEMLGEGL from the coding sequence ATGAGTGTGCGTGTCGGGATCAATGGCTTTGGCCGGATGGGGCGACTGGGCCTGCGCGCCGCCCGCGGTCGGGACGGGCTCGAGTTCGTCCGTATCAACGAGATCGCGACGGACGCCGCCGGCTCGGCACATCTGCTGAAGTTCGATTCGGTCCATGGTGTGTGGGGTGCTGATTGCACGGGCGAGGGGGATGCGATCCGGATCGACGGCGGAGCGATCGCCTACAGCCGCACCCCGGCGTTGACCGACACCGATTGGTCGGACTGCGACATCGTCATCGAGGCGACCGGCAAGCACCACAAGAAGCCCGAGACGCTTCGGGGCTATTTCGATCAAGGGGTGAAGAAGGTCTTGGTCGCGGCGCCGACCACGGGTGCTCTCGACATCGTCTACGGCGTCAACCATCAACTCTACGATCCGGCCGAGCACCATCTGGTCACCGCCGCGTCCTGCACGACCAATTGTTTGGCCCCTGTCGTGAAGGTCATGCACGAGCGGATCGGGATCCGCCACGGCACCATGACGACCATCCACGACATCACCAATACCCAGCGGATCGTCGATCTCGGCCACAAGGATCTGCGCCGCGCCCGTGCCTGCGGGCAGTCACTGATCCCGACCAGCACCGGCTCGGCCAAGGCGATCACCAAGATCTTTCCGGAGCTGACCGGCAAGTTGAACGGGCTCGCGGTCCGCGTGCCTTTGCTCAATGCCTCGCTGACCGATTTCGTCTTCGAGGCCGCGCGGGCGGTAACGGTCGAGGAGGTCAACGGGTATTTCAAGGCCGCGGCCGAAGGCGAGCTTGCGGGGATCCTCGGCTACGAGGAGCGCCCGCTGGTCTCGGTCGACTACAAGGATGATCCGCGCTCGTCGATCGTCGATGCGCTCTCCACCATGGTCATCGACGAGACGCAGGTGAAGGTGTTGGCCTGGTACGACAACGAGTGGGGCTATGTGAATCGGATGATGGACATTGCGGAGATGTTGGGAGAGGGGTTGTAG
- a CDS encoding metalloregulator ArsR/SmtB family transcription factor, giving the protein MFPSVTIHPTDVFAALAHETRLRCLILLMRHPELCVCELTHAIGAVQPHVSRHLAQLRELGLVTDRREGLWIFYRVNPALPDWVAAVLRETFDAVCGERPFVEDDRVLARMPNRPVVPRCA; this is encoded by the coding sequence ATGTTTCCATCCGTGACGATCCACCCGACCGATGTGTTTGCCGCGCTGGCTCACGAGACACGCTTGCGTTGCCTGATCCTGCTGATGCGCCACCCCGAGCTCTGTGTCTGCGAGCTGACGCATGCCATCGGGGCGGTTCAGCCGCATGTGTCCAGACATCTCGCGCAGCTGCGCGAGTTGGGTCTGGTCACGGATCGACGCGAGGGTTTGTGGATCTTCTATCGCGTCAATCCGGCGCTTCCGGATTGGGTCGCCGCCGTGCTGCGCGAGACGTTCGACGCGGTGTGCGGCGAGCGGCCCTTCGTGGAGGACGATCGGGTGTTGGCCCGGATGCCGAACCGGCCGGTTGTGCCCCGCTGCGCCTGA
- a CDS encoding ABC transporter substrate-binding protein, translating to MLALRGEPSRHPIGTATGLLSVSGLAPPGNPRVSDVLETEAGLLAATPEGLWVHAGDTWHRPLADVPLYRLAEQRREGRVHFHAGTIGEGVYSASLQTLLAPWTSNSRGLPDGVKALCFAVTEGGMLLVGTDQGLYRQAAPGETWEALAPFPRERRVLALYRAPPDARGLQRLWIGTDDGLSALALAETRDGLSVAGPLQSFDALWEPPETGVSWILPVAGDGLMLSAGAVYRLSAVRYPGWYRFVLAGILLLLVGGWLWLGFNPEPARDDA from the coding sequence GTGCTGGCGCTTCGCGGGGAGCCGAGCCGTCATCCGATCGGGACGGCGACCGGGCTCCTGTCCGTGTCCGGTCTCGCGCCGCCCGGCAACCCGCGGGTCAGCGATGTCCTCGAGACCGAGGCGGGTCTTTTGGCGGCGACACCCGAGGGTCTGTGGGTGCATGCCGGCGATACCTGGCACCGCCCGCTCGCGGACGTGCCGCTGTATCGGCTGGCCGAGCAGCGGCGCGAGGGCCGTGTCCATTTCCATGCGGGGACGATCGGCGAGGGGGTCTACTCGGCCTCGCTCCAGACGCTCCTCGCGCCCTGGACGTCCAACAGTCGCGGGCTCCCCGACGGCGTGAAGGCACTCTGCTTCGCCGTGACCGAGGGCGGCATGCTCCTCGTCGGGACGGATCAGGGCCTCTATCGGCAGGCCGCACCGGGCGAGACCTGGGAGGCGTTGGCGCCGTTCCCGCGCGAGCGCCGCGTGCTCGCGCTCTATCGCGCGCCGCCGGACGCGCGCGGCCTGCAGCGGCTGTGGATCGGTACGGATGACGGCCTGTCCGCGCTCGCGCTTGCGGAGACGCGTGACGGTCTCTCGGTTGCCGGCCCGCTGCAATCCTTCGATGCGCTTTGGGAGCCGCCCGAGACGGGCGTGAGCTGGATCCTTCCGGTGGCGGGGGATGGCCTGATGCTCAGCGCCGGCGCCGTTTATCGTTTAAGCGCGGTGCGTTATCCGGGTTGGTACCGGTTCGTGCTGGCCGGTATCCTGTTGCTTCTCGTCGGCGGTTGGCTGTGGCTCGGGTTCAACCCGGAGCCCGCCCGCGACGACGCCTAA
- a CDS encoding arsenate reductase ArsC produces MVERPYNVLFLCTGNSARSIFGECIVNRFGRGQFNGYSAGSHPKGEVHPLALEVLRRNNYLTDVLRSKDWAEFAEPAAPVMDFVFTVCDRAAAEMCPVWPGQPMTAHWGVPDPAEIEGNEVARMMAFRQAFAALQNRIQIFLSLPLASLDRLKLQRELDAIGRSPLPSLEQIEAVQAESEER; encoded by the coding sequence ATGGTCGAGAGACCCTATAACGTGCTGTTTTTGTGCACCGGGAATTCGGCACGCAGCATCTTCGGCGAGTGCATCGTCAACCGATTCGGGCGTGGCCAATTCAATGGCTACAGCGCCGGCAGTCATCCGAAGGGCGAGGTGCATCCGCTGGCCCTCGAGGTCCTTCGGCGCAATAACTATCTGACCGATGTTCTGCGCAGCAAGGACTGGGCAGAATTTGCCGAGCCGGCTGCGCCGGTGATGGATTTCGTCTTCACGGTCTGCGACCGCGCGGCGGCGGAGATGTGCCCGGTCTGGCCGGGTCAGCCGATGACCGCCCATTGGGGCGTGCCGGATCCGGCCGAGATCGAGGGCAACGAGGTCGCGCGGATGATGGCGTTTCGCCAGGCCTTCGCCGCGCTTCAGAATCGGATCCAGATCTTTCTCAGTCTGCCGCTCGCGTCTTTGGATCGTCTCAAGCTGCAACGCGAGCTCGATGCAATCGGGCGTTCGCCGCTCCCCTCACTGGAGCAGATCGAAGCCGTTCAAGCGGAATCGGAGGAACGATGA
- the mgtE gene encoding magnesium transporter, translating to MTQSKARDTDAMHRHLRDVERLLARLRLVDTLVHRQKMPHQELVENITHRQNLGRLRRKLDRLHPADIACILEALPLEDRLFVWDLVKAEKDGDILLEVSDAVRSTLLGTMDAEEIKAAAETLDADELADLAPDLPPEIMQDVMASLDQEEQEQVRAAMSYPEGTVGALMDFDMVTVREDVTLEVVLRYLRRFEELPDHTDKIFVIDREERLRGVLTLESLLINDPETEVSTVMQSKSIVSFSPDDSADSAANAFERYDLVSAPVLDSEKGVIGRLTVADMVDHIREESEAEILSNAGLREEEDIFAPVIRSVKNRWAWLAVNLVTAFIASRVIDLFEGSIEKLVALAALMPIVAGIGGNAGNQTITMIVRAIAMGQVQPSAVWRLLRKEIGVAVINGIVWGGVVGVAAWLLYGNYELGLVMTAAMMLNLLLAATAGVVIPLIRQRLGRDPALGSSVLITALTDSGGFFIFLGLATLFLL from the coding sequence CGCCAGAAGATGCCGCATCAGGAGCTGGTGGAGAACATCACCCACAGGCAGAACCTGGGTCGGCTGCGTCGCAAGCTCGATCGTCTGCATCCGGCGGATATCGCCTGCATCCTCGAAGCCTTGCCGCTCGAAGACCGGCTGTTCGTATGGGATCTGGTCAAGGCCGAGAAGGACGGGGACATCCTGCTGGAGGTCTCCGACGCGGTCCGTTCGACCTTGCTCGGCACGATGGACGCCGAGGAGATCAAGGCTGCAGCCGAGACCCTGGATGCCGACGAGCTCGCGGATCTGGCCCCCGATCTGCCGCCCGAGATCATGCAGGATGTCATGGCTTCGCTCGATCAGGAGGAGCAGGAGCAGGTGCGCGCGGCCATGTCCTATCCGGAGGGCACCGTCGGCGCGCTGATGGACTTCGACATGGTGACCGTGCGCGAGGACGTCACCCTGGAGGTGGTGCTGCGGTATCTGCGTCGGTTCGAGGAACTACCGGACCATACCGACAAGATCTTCGTGATCGACCGCGAGGAGCGTCTGCGCGGTGTTCTGACCCTGGAATCCCTGCTGATCAACGACCCCGAGACCGAGGTCTCGACGGTCATGCAGTCCAAGTCGATCGTGAGCTTCTCTCCGGACGACAGCGCCGATTCGGCCGCCAACGCCTTCGAACGCTACGACCTGGTTTCCGCCCCCGTGCTGGACAGCGAGAAGGGCGTGATCGGTCGCCTGACCGTCGCCGACATGGTCGATCATATCCGCGAGGAATCCGAGGCCGAGATCCTGAGCAATGCCGGTCTACGCGAGGAGGAGGACATCTTCGCGCCCGTGATCCGCTCGGTGAAGAACCGCTGGGCCTGGTTGGCGGTCAACCTGGTAACGGCCTTCATCGCCTCGCGCGTCATCGACCTCTTCGAGGGCTCGATCGAAAAGCTGGTGGCGCTGGCCGCCTTGATGCCGATCGTCGCGGGCATCGGCGGCAACGCGGGCAATCAGACCATCACCATGATCGTGCGCGCGATCGCGATGGGACAGGTTCAGCCGTCCGCAGTGTGGCGGCTGTTGCGCAAGGAGATCGGCGTGGCCGTGATCAACGGCATCGTCTGGGGCGGGGTCGTCGGTGTGGCGGCTTGGCTGCTCTACGGCAACTACGAGCTGGGGCTGGTCATGACCGCGGCCATGATGCTCAATCTGCTCCTCGCGGCGACCGCCGGGGTGGTGATTCCCCTGATCCGTCAACGGCTCGGTCGCGATCCGGCGCTCGGCAGCTCCGTGTTGATCACCGCCTTGACCGACTCGGGCGGCTTCTTCATCTTTCTCGGTCTGGCAACGCTGTTCTTGCTTTAA